CCGCGACAGCGTCAGCGCGTCCGACGAAGCGCTTGCCGAGGCCGTCAAGGAGGCCATTCTCCGCCTCGATTCGGGCGAGGCCCGCGTCGCCGAGCCCGACGGCAAGGGTGGCTGGCGCGTCAACCAGTGGCTCAAGAAGGCCGTGCTTCTCTCCTTCCGCCTCAACCCCATGACCACCATCCCCGGCGGCCCCGGCGGCGCGCCCTGGTGGGACAAGGTCGATTCCAAGTTTCTCGGCTGGGGCGAGGATGCCTTCAAACAGGCGGGTTTTCGCGCCGTGCCCGGCGCCATCGTGCGCCGCGGTGCCCATGTCGCCAAAAATGCCGTGCTGATGCCGAGCTTCGTCAACATCGGCGCGCATGTGGGCGAGGGCGCGATGATCGACACCTGGGCGACCGTCGGCAGCTGCGCCCAGATCGGCCGCAACGTCCATCTGTCGGGCGGCGCGGGCATCGGCGGCGTGCTCGAACCCTTGCAGGCCAACCCCGTCATCATCGAGGACGATTGCTTCATCGGCGCGCGCTCCGAGGTCGCCGAGGGCGTCATCGTCGAGAAGGGCGCGG
The nucleotide sequence above comes from Sphingomicrobium arenosum. Encoded proteins:
- the dapD gene encoding 2,3,4,5-tetrahydropyridine-2,6-dicarboxylate N-succinyltransferase, with amino-acid sequence MSIETTIEQGWDRRDSVSASDEALAEAVKEAILRLDSGEARVAEPDGKGGWRVNQWLKKAVLLSFRLNPMTTIPGGPGGAPWWDKVDSKFLGWGEDAFKQAGFRAVPGAIVRRGAHVAKNAVLMPSFVNIGAHVGEGAMIDTWATVGSCAQIGRNVHLSGGAGIGGVLEPLQANPVIIEDDCFIGARSEVAEGVIVEKGAVLSMGVFISASTKIVERHTGKVHYGRVPAYSVVVPGTLPGREGQPGLACAVIVKTVDEKTRSKTSINDLLRD